Part of the Mytilus edulis chromosome 9, xbMytEdul2.2, whole genome shotgun sequence genome, ctgcccctgaattggtaattttgaggaaattttgctgtttttttgttattatcttgaatatttttatagatagagataaactgtacacagcaataatgtacagcaaagtaagaactaaaaataagtcagtatgaccaaaatagtcaattgaccccctaaggagttattgcccttcatagtcaatttttaacaattttcttaaaatttgaagattttcaataacattttccacagaaagtactgttatagatagagataattgtaagcagtaaGAATGTTTAGtatagtaagatctacaaacacatcaccatcaccgaaacacaattttgtcatgaatccatctgtgtccattgtttaatattcacatagaccaaagtgagcgacacaggctctttagagcctctagttattatttCCAGTACAAAAAGTTCCTGCTATTGTTGAAGTGCAATGATGTGAATTTTACTATCTGTGATtatgatactgtaaattcagaaattattgcctgcatttataattgcattttttttcattttagactaaatgtgatttgaatttttgcgatattgagaaaaatcctgttcaatttataaaaaaaaaatcaaaatgcgagattaaattattgcgattataaccctgtgcattttttgcaataataaaaacttaatttttgaatttatagtAGTATGAGTGAATAGATGTGGGTTTAATTGCAAGGTGACAGAAACCAGAAATCACAATAAAACTAATTAAATGTGTAGAGACATGTACGGACCAACAACATCTGTCAAGATCTAAATCGACCTAAGTCTTGAAAAATTGGCAATATATTAAAAGAGAACTAATTAAAATCTGCCATCAACACCAGACTCaatgtaaaattaacaaataacaatagccatttttaaccggatttttgtgacaaaaatgtcggttattgatttggggatgtacggcggtcgggctgtcgggcgggcggcaatcaaatgttgtccgtgcattaactcatgaaccgttcaaccaaagcttttaaaattttaatatgttattactgacaactatacaaaggtcaagttcaataatggcgattttgacttttaccgttcaggagttatggttcttgaaagattgaaaaatggagttgtccgtgcatttacgcatgaactgttctaccaaagcttcccaaattttaatatgttgttactaatgaaagaatggaggtcaagttcaataatgacgaatttgacttttaccgttcaggagttatggttcttgaaagattgaaaaaagtagtttccagtcgtgtccgtgcatttatgcatgaactgttctaccaaagcttccgaaattttaatatgctgttactgatgacaaaatggaggtcaagttcaataatgacgattttgacttttaccgttcaggagttatggttcttgaaagattgaaaaatggtttttcccgccgtgtccgtgcatttactcatgaaccattcaaccaaagcttttgaaattttaatatgttgttactgatgacaaaatagaggtcaagttcaataatgacaattttgacttttaccgttcaggagttatggttcttgaaagatcgtaaaatggcgtttccattcaggttgttgcatttactcatgaaccattcaatctaagcttttcaaattttaatatgttgatactgatgacaaaatggaggtcaaatttgatattgacgattttcactttcaccattcatcagtaatggttcttgtgatatagccaggacacaaataaatgttaataaatccggtttgctgtcgttgtgacagcctcttgttaaagTTAGTATATGgataaatgaagatgtggtatgagtgccaatgagaactctccatccaagtcacaatttgtaaaagtaaaccattataggtcagaaGTAacatctcaaaaatactgaactctgaggaacaTTAGATTCCTGACATAGAACAAGTGTGAACAATTGGGTTTAAACGTgttaccaaaccttcacccttatctgaaacaatagtgtaacatcacaacatagaaagacactataaaatatctaaatgaattgcttaactcaatcaaaagacctATTAACACAAGTCAACATACACTGAATGAAAAAGTTTgatctgatacaatgtaaatacaaagctGGTTTTATCTGAGGCATGGACGACAATCTGACCGtgtgaattatttttgtaaagctttatatttcagcagGTAGGAGGACGTGAATGCTTCTTATCTAGCCTATGCCTTATTCTATGAAGGTTCGTTTGTCATATGACCATTGTCCTACTCATTTTCATATTTCGGTGATTATAGATTTTCTCATTTATTGTGTCAGAGTAAAAGGTTACTACTATTTGGTCAATGAAATCATTGAAAGGTCTGcatgtctgtcagacagggttgacctcaacctcatttcatagATCGGTGATCAAGGTTGAAATAAATGAGAAATTCAAGTTCTCAGATACTATacgataatggtttactttatgtggtgtatggaatgattgcttGGGTTCTCTTACCTTCATCTCATTTGCATGGTTTATTAGGTAATTAATGAATGTCCATAGTTTTATTCCTATCTGAaattcaactatatttggtgtaaggTGTGAGTGTTAGATGTACATTTCTAAATAGCTGGGTTCatatgaccatgacctcattttcatggtcatATGTCAAAGTTTAGTTTTTCTGGTTAagtcttgtttttttaaatatctatagGCATACAATGTATAGATTGACAGTAAGTTGTACATGTCCATCTAGCAGTTATCAAATGACCATGACCCCAATGATCAGTGGCCAGTGAAGAGTCAGTGAAGTGTCGAGCTTTCGTTGTTTAGTCAGTGTCTATAAATAATAGGAATAATATTTTTGGTGCATGGAATTATTGAAAGGATTAATGTTGTCCTGGTAGGGTTAATCTGAACTTGACCAGCATGATTTATGTCGATCATTGATAATAATGAGTTAAtgtgatatagaaaaaaaatcacgtATCCATAGGTAAGAAAACATATGCTCGGTATATATAACTTGCTAGATAACGAGCAacatttgaaaaaagaagcaATATAACCATGCAAACACACCCTGAATTTAACTGATGTCCCGTTTAGTTAACCCCATATCGTCCTTATACGAAAGGCCCCATTGGTTGAACGGAGTTCATAAATTTCAACATACACTATTTTCCATTGACAGTCCAAATGTTCAACTTCCATGGACTTATAAAATAttgtatgatggtatgatactaaacttgattttcatatgatgaagacataatctttcaatcagtttaattgaggtctggcgCTGGCATGCCAGTTATTGCTAGTAGTCGTTcgtttatttatgtatcattgtcatttataAACGGCAATCTCAAAATACTCCTTTCTTATATGTCAAATATTGGCCGCTGAACtagaacatatatacatgtatacattatttTAACGACTTTATTGTTagtatttgttgtttttctttttggacATGTTTGTTTTTCACTCGAAATATGACATGTGATGTGTCCTTGGTCTCCTTCCCTCATACAGCCTGTGATGAACTGTATACATATGGAATTACTGTTTCATTTTTGgatgacttttttttaacatttcacgGGAGAGCGACTTTGATTTCAAAACGACACCTACACATCTgcttgaaatatatatatgtggtggtgtttaacgaccttgactggcctttcagccctcgcacggtcggctcggtgcccgaaggcgtttggtgagctttAAATATTCTGGTGCCATGGGTCAGGAACAAGTAGTGGAGGTCGCAAtatggaggccgccatcttggttttggtgagttgtttttggtttttgactattttgatgtttattttcactaacggctgctttcagggccagtttggtcagcttggcagcccgctagcctcgatgatggagaactggtagatgatctcggacgtagttcgaaagatgacaggaagcattatcaggaccaaagccgtgaggcagtgaaatgaaggtcgtatcacccaacagcctaggatacagccctcggacgttaatcggcataacactccccataatacaatggttttggagtgcatgttaacgcgggtacgccaaatactacgtctatctgtacggcatggatcggtttctgtcatcttaagtagtaagtcgttgatatctaactgtaaaccctcatcgaagatagcgggtaaaggagagctggcccagcacgtccgttcagctgtaatgactgagacgtgactgatGATGGATTTGAATGCTTGAAATCGTTCTATTTGGATCTTATATATGTTACCAAATTGACAATTATGTAAATAACAGGTACTTTAACTTAGACAGATGTACTTTTGCCAAAAAGATTCTGGGCGAACTTTGCTGTAAAGCTAATATTTTACATTACAATAAAACAGCTCTGGAAGGTTAAGTAAGCACTGCGGTATGTGTTTTTTTCCTCATTATTCAAGGTCGTATGATGACCTGCAAGTGCTAactttttcgtcttttttttctTGAATGAATATCCATCTTTTAAAGAATGGCTCATTCTCAATCGaagataaatgaataaataaaaacaacaaaatttggGTGAGGTTATATTTTTAATTGTCCACGACAATCTGTTTAATTTTTAGTGTCCCAATAGGTTTGAAGACCCATCGTCATTTCTGTTTGGTTATGCCTCTCAGTAATTAATAATTAAATGTATTTGTTGCCATATACAGTCGATAattcaatacaaaaatatttaataaacaacTTATAGATAAATCCTTTTATATGTAAAGAACAATTAATAAATACATGCTTTTGAGCTATAATAATCTATAACAACAAAGGTGTAATTCCGTCATATGACAAGATCTTTCTggtattattatatattaaagcACAATGTGGTATAGATCACAGACTGTTAGATGTAAttggattataattgtatactcaatttttgtaaacaattatattCCAACGATGATTAAGCGATTATAACAAAACCGCTCATCTGAAATAATCTGTTAATCTTAATGCAATAATTAGCACTAAGTTTAGTTTATACTTCGAATATTAAAGACGTTTCGTTTCAAGAAGGAGACTCCGTTGTTGGTATTGATGGGGGTTTGCTAGCCATTATCTTGGCGAGTTCGTTCATGTTTCTTTTTACCTTATATCGGAACACCCACGGAAGTTCTCGTTTAGGTAGAATTTTTTTAGGCGGTGGTAACATACTTAGATCGTCGTATTCGCCATCCTGTTCAGAAATAACACTGGGATAGACTATATTGTTTTCTGGGAATGTGTGCATTGTCCGGAAGGAGTCTGGAGTTCTCCGTATGAATGGAGAATGAGCCATAAATCCTCTCTCAGATTTTGATCTAATGTCTGAATACGCTGTCGGCGCAAGTTCCATTTTTGTTGCCATTTGAGTCTACAATAGATAAGATTTATGATTTCAGAAATAAAACgtgcaaacaataaaaaaaacccaccttaaattcaaatatgatttatactataaacatattgttttttttttactaatgttttactttattatatatattactttTAGTATGTCACAAAtcttttatgatttatttgaaattgtttcTTCTTCTACTAAATGAAATTCACAGACCGATCTTTACTGAATTTGCCCATAAACTGTGATGAAGCGCTAGCATACCTATtaactaaatatatatacagtaaaaaGTCTGACAACTTAGGGACTCGATTGGTTTTCATAAATACAAACAGCAATTACTGCAATAGGACAAAATGACATGACATGTTTGGTTATCAAAATAAGATATTTAGCGCACTTCGGATAATATCAATAAGAGGGAACACactatttggggggggggggggggggcgctctaataataagccaaaaaaataGAGTGAATTAAGAACGATATTTTACTCTCATTCGTATTATGCAAtctacaatgaaataatatttcacAATTTGCATTATAAGttaagtggcggatccagaaaattTCATAATAGGGCAGCCCACTGACTGACTCAGaaagggggcctgctccagtgaTGTTTCagttattccctatataatcaacaaaaacttgaattccCCACAAAACAGCCCCTAATCCCTAAACCCACCTCTGCAGTATAGATATATTGTCTGTAGTCGTTTATTCAAGACGTGGAACATCAAATTTATAGGAGGAATCTTCCTTCATTCATAATGTCTATATGTAATTGACCTGGTTGTTTCTATGCGGTCTCGAGTGCATGTTAACGTTGTGTTTGAAAGTTCAAttgaaaattcaatatttttctatattttaaaaagCGAGTGTTTTTTCGTCACTTTTTCACCAAATGTAAATATATGAGCCTCTATCCGTTTTTGAATGATATATAGGAAACATATAAGAAGCATCATGCAGTTATTAACCGCTGTTAAAAACTCTTTAATCCATTCTGAAAATTCAAACGGCAGAAGGAAAAAAAATCTGAGGGAATGACATCCACTCCAAACTGAGTAAACTTGGTGTTTCGACAGGGTAAAAATCTCTGGTTATTCATTCGGTGAATATAAAGGACAGACACTATTGGTAATTTCagtgttcgtacaccaaaatgaaaataattttcattGTAACAGTTTAGTGCGTCAGTAAAGTTGGAAAAATCACAATGTTTTTGGAGTatgcttttgaaaatatattctGGGGTCCAAATATAGTTTACCTGTAAATCACAAATCGATCTGAACGTGAGAATGAGTCCATCAGTactaaattttgatttattaagTATTACAAAATTAACTTTCAATCGTATTTTTAAACGCAAAGTGTTTTGATTGAATCCAAACGTTTCAAGTTTCTATCCCATGACCCTGTATAATATAGACTCGACACGACTTTTGTTCAAGTACAATATCACAGCAGAACTTATTGTAAGCTGATAATACTTAAACGCATTTATGTCAAAGCTATTAAATTAGAATGTTTAAACATCGAGCGAAAGCATCTTCCATGTTTGTGTCAATACAAACATTGATAAACACCCCTTActatttaaacttttattatacAAAGTTTAAAACCTAATGGTTTTATATAAATACTTGAAAACTGAGATTATATATTATGAAGTAGAAGTCAAAGGCCCTGtataatttttacataatttgttcTATACATAAAGTAGAATGTCATATGACCTTGGATTGTTTgtgatttatgaaaaaaaaatctccttTGAAATTGCGCAGATTCACAAGCTTAGTACAATGCCGAATTTTATGACATGCAGCGGTAATGCATATCTGAAAACAATAAattggaaaacattttttttaggtaATAAAACTCATATTAGGAATTTATATAACTTTATGTTATATAAATTCCTAACATGATTTTTATTAcgttcaaaaaaatattttgaatataggAAATGTATTTTTAACTAGCTATCTGACTAATAAGGATACATGATAAACactcaaaatgaaataaaagtaaaaaggAACACCAACGATGGAaataatgatatttaaaaaaataaaaaataagacaaaacttGATATGATTTAGGCgcaacatataaaattgagaatggaaatggggaatgagtcaaagagacaacaactcaactcgaccaaataaaaaacaaccaaaaaaaaaaaaaaaaaaaaaaaataagtcttTTGATGTGGTAAATATGTATCCGGCGCTGTgtttaaatatatacttttgGAAATGAATCCTTTGGTTGAATTAAGacctatattttatatataagctGCATGTTAGTTTCTgttttatttggtctcttgtggggagttgtctcattggcaatcatatcatatcttcttttttatatatacactgCTATGTGATATGTGTAAGAAAATGACTTTTCCTTTTCTTTACATTCACAAGAGTGTAGGCAGCACACTTTATTGATAGTTGTTTACAAAGTCAGTGCTATAGAATTTATTTACAATAATGTCAATaggtacacagctacttttgcataggtactatttctgtactaaaaatctgtagtactggaaaactacttttaatattcagtactattttgttactttaaaattattgtaatattaaggTACCTGtaatttacagtacttaatttgtacttgacATTTAGGTACTACCGTTACATTtccagcattttgaaagtttttctatttcaaatctcttaaaattatgattttcaaacatggaatattgttttatttctgtaccaaaatatttaatacaaatcaactactgtaaaatacaagtacataaatattacaataattttaaagtaaagaagtagtactaaatattaaaagtaaatttccagtactacaaatttttagtacagaaatagtacctatgcaaaagtagttGTGTATAATTCTTGTAATATGAATCATCATCACGGTCAACAAAGAATAAAAATACTTGCAACGTAAATATTACCGTCCTTAATAATTTTGCATAAAATGTTTGATCCGTTAAACAAACATACATGTAAGTCAATTAATCTATAGTTGCGATATGGAAATTTCTCACTGACCTTGTTATATTGCATGGTGTTACTGTCTAAAAGAAAATCTCATTAGTAGACAACTACACTTGAATGACAAACCAACTGTGATATAGATAAACCATACGCAGAAATGCAGATTCATATGTATCAGGACAGGAAAGAAAAATTCACTATTTGAAAGCAAAAATCATTACAATTGTATCAAAATTATGTAGACCGCCCTTAATATCTGTTATTCACAGGCTGGATATTAAAGTTGTAAATAAGCTTACATTTTTAATGATAGAACAATGCGAAAACTTAAGTTAGAGTATTTTCGCTTTTCTATAACAGCCCTGAATCAATTTGGTTgaatttgaataaagaaaaaaaaaagatggacACAAAGTTCCAATCGTAATGCTTGCAAATTGTCTGTTGCAAAATCTGTtaaccaaattaaattaaaagccACCCATTAAAACCTTTGTAAAGTGCTgactttttaaaattacaataaactTAATAAAAGGAATAATCAAACCTTTATGTTATGAACCATCTTCTGATTAAGCCACATGGGGAGTATACTTTTTCACAACACTTTACAGTAAAACCCTTctaaaatgttttattgttaaggtttatgacctcctctgtagccatttttgtacgaattgtTCAAccatcaattgtatcaaaactacagatattatgaataatagagacaagtcattttgtacatataataggggaaaacttgatgcaaagcattatatatttactgtttcactgcatttaatagaaaaagagtactttgtggcaaataaaccaagatttttatagaaaattcacagcctttaatacagagatttttgttataacatttgaaacatagattactcacttgcttttctatgatgagCTAGTGTTTAttctttacaaaaagttctaaccaacctgtaaattccaataTACCTAGTGCGGAGCTACTAAAGTCGAGctcaccctaaaaggtgtacttgatttggtccatatttttatttgttttaaccaataactataTTGATAAACTTGTTTTagggaaatcaatgctagcattgcatgcaataatcctatatctatcagtcatcaactTGCCAAATATGATAGTttaaggataaaggctgtggattttctataaaatttccacatgtttagcattgaatcaacacaagggtacataatccttaagagTGTTGAAAGAGATTAAGAGGGAAAATAGGCCATTGTTTGTATTGAGCCAAATATGCCATTGTTTCTCATGAGTCTACAGTACAGTATTAATATCCAATTAATGGATTTGAAATAATCCTTATTTTCATCGACAgaaaagttaaagaaaaacacaacaaACATGATGTTCACAAATGCTGAGGAATCATCTATCAGGGAAAACAGGGTAAATGCAAGATTTCGTTGTTTACTTTCAATATCAAGCAGTTAATATACGACCAGATTGTATGACAAAAATTTGTTATCTATTTgatttggaattaaaaaaaaaacgccagAAATGATCTagtataattttgatattgttcaATACAGCATGTACGGTTTAATTTACAATAAGCAAGGACAATGACTGCTGGTTTATATGAATGTTTGTTTGGtatttatgtaaaattttgttattttaagcttaCAAATACTTCTTGCTTAGAATAATTGGTATGTAAGTGCCGACATGGGGAGGGGTAGCAGTGTACCTCGTTAGGTCACAAGTTCACCACGTTTAAAATTTCTTCATGTCAGCATGAAGGTAATTTTTAAGCAAACTATACAGCTCTATCtcagttttgaatattttaaagatcACAAGGTCGTCCGCCAAACCTCCAAGGTCGCCAGTCGTATTTGACCCCGTTTGGAGCCATGCGATGGAAAGGGACATTTGTGAATTTGTGCCTTATTTAAATCGTGCTAACTTTCAGAATATACGGTTTTGCCACGTCAAGTTCTATATATTTATGTCCTCGATCATTATATGTTATTATCTATTATATATGGTGACCAAAAAGAATTTTAATAACACAGTTATCAAGATCTAAGGTTTCAGAATGGATTGATATATAAAACTCATGGTGTGAACCGAATCGTCATTttaactttatttggtgtatttacCTATATATGTTTAacttttaaatatacatttactAAAGATTAACAACCCCTGTGTGACAACTTAacttaaaagataaataaaagataaaatattgatcataaaatACCAACAGAATTACAGCTTATAGATAGGAATTTTGTCTGTCTTATTTGGATAAGAATTTACACTAGTAAAGTGAATTATTGCACGAAACTTccttaaaattaataaagaaaaggATATTGTGACTAAAGAAGCGTCGTCGCACTTATACTTTTTATTGAAAcctatattattttcatttattgattttatttttgcattCACAAAGGATAATATGAAACGAACGTGCTTTATACCATTTCACTTCAGcagtttattttcaatagctgtttatgtgttatatttgccactggacattaaggaAACTTGATAACAATCAACCAATCTATTTAGTATACAACACCACGAAAACACCAACTCAGAATATAACTGGGGAACCAAAACTGTCAATCTCGATGGACTATTTTCGTTCGACACCAATCAATCCTTCAATAAAAAATTAACTATTTCACCAAGCAATCttccctttcaattttttttataaataacgtTTTCTGGAGATCGTCCTTGGGTCAATATTACAAATACGAAATTAAACCATGCATAAAACATTACTTTTAAGAGTGGCATAAACCCAAAAAGTACAAGGTTTACTGAATTGTCTTGTTTCACTCTTACTTTGGACTTAGAAAATAATAATTCTAAATACTTACATCCATCATATCAGGTGTGAGCGGTTTTCCATTCTTTCGTAATTTCATGGGTGGAAAGAATCCTTCAATCTGTCTCCTCGACGTCCTCATCGATTTAGAACTTCGTTTCACTTTGTCAAGTTCCTTTGTAGCAAATTCGACTAGTGTAGGTTTTGTCATAGGTCGAGCTTTAAAACGTTCGGCGTATTCCATTGGAGAATTAGATGAAACTAAATGTTGTCTTCCGTATTTCCCCATAGATGAACTACTTAACAAATCAGAGAAAGATTCGCCCGAGTTCTTAGCTGGTACACTACGGTAGAGTAATTGTTGTGCATTAGATCTATTTGTGAATACACCATTCATAAGACCGGGGCTGGTCCCGCCATTATTACGGACTGAATTGATTGGCGGTAACGTAACAGATCCCAGTTTTTGTGTCGACATTTGGAGTATTTAAgacgaaaaatataataaattaaattaatcctCTTTTGAGACTTAGACGACTTTAACAGACATCTTTTGTCTCCTTATTAATACCATTATAAGGTATACTTCACAAtagaataatgtttttttgtCTGTATAATTGACGTTGTTACGTTATACCATGTAAGACACATACATGTTAGATTTAAAACTTATCAATATGACCACAAAACCATGAACTAGCTATAAACCTGTGAATCTTTTCAACTACTGGTCTAGTTGATCGAAGTCACGGATCCGAAACTCTGATGAAAGATCTTTAAATGTCCATTAATATGCTGTGAATTTGTTCCCGTCATCCCCGACGTTGTATTCTTCTTATTTTGTTGTCATACAATGTCAGATTCGGCAATCTTTCAATAAACATGTCCCTTAACAACTGTGAAAATAATATATCCAAATCTTTTTTATTGATAAGTTGTTGACAATATAAATGCAAATAGTAATATTTAATCAATTGTGCATTGATTACGTAAGCAACACTTTATCTACAATTTAGCACCGGTCAAGTTTGTTACTGCACAGCGAACtgcattgaaaaaatatttaccacatgaaaaacaaattgataatCTGATTTAATCCTTGGTTGTACTATTGATCGCAGCTAGCTTTTGTTAAAAGATTTTTTAGCTCAATAATAAACCGTGTTCAATAAGGattgattaaaattaaaatggcatTAAATGTCTAGCCGAGGCAAACATCCAACACTTATCAATTTTGACGTTTACATCTACGTTTACATACACTAGTTGAAAGGTAAATACACCGAAGATATACCAGTGATGGTCCCCTGCAGAAGTTTGAGGAATTTGTGTTGGGTTTAAGAGACCTTTACGTCGTGCTTAATcacaataaaatgataaattgGACCATAAAACAATCATTAGTTTAAAAGAATGTTTGAATTTTAACACCGTACATTATATATTCGTCACTCACGAGTCAAATAAAGGTGCAACAACTAAAAATaggttatatttttaaaaatataaaagacgTTTGACAAACTTTCTCCTTATTTAATGATTTTCAATTTGGATTTTCAGTTTCAACAGGAGCTG contains:
- the LOC139489024 gene encoding uncharacterized protein, producing MSTQKLGSVTLPPINSVRNNGGTSPGLMNGVFTNRSNAQQLLYRSVPAKNSGESFSDLLSSSSMGKYGRQHLVSSNSPMEYAERFKARPMTKPTLVEFATKELDKVKRSSKSMRTSRRQIEGFFPPMKLRKNGKPLTPDMMDTQMATKMELAPTAYSDIRSKSERGFMAHSPFIRRTPDSFRTMHTFPENNIVYPSVISEQDGEYDDLSMLPPPKKILPKRELPWVFRYKVKRNMNELAKIMASKPPSIPTTESPS